Proteins from one Paraburkholderia acidisoli genomic window:
- the mdcE gene encoding biotin-independent malonate decarboxylase subunit gamma, whose protein sequence is MNDKTNLATSRGATWLRALAGQHAAGTCVQFADAPLDGAHGESARFITVAPDAENRFPRARDNVVGLEQGWRLAQAVRDAIAEDTASGTRRPIVAIVDVKSQAYGYREEMLGIHLACAAAVDAYASARLAGHPVVALIVGPAMSGAFLAHGYQANRIVALDAPGTMVHAMGKEAAARVTRRSVEDLDALGEKIVPMSYSMASFAKLGLLDELIEGVNADAPSDADIARVRDVIARKVREARDDKSGMAHRLQGESAQRTRAASIEVRKRLAQQWDAS, encoded by the coding sequence ATGAACGACAAGACGAACCTCGCGACAAGCCGTGGCGCGACGTGGCTGCGCGCACTCGCGGGCCAGCACGCGGCAGGCACCTGCGTGCAGTTCGCCGATGCGCCGCTCGATGGCGCGCACGGCGAAAGCGCGCGTTTCATCACCGTCGCGCCCGACGCCGAGAATCGCTTCCCGCGTGCGCGCGACAACGTCGTGGGCCTCGAACAAGGCTGGCGTCTCGCGCAAGCCGTGCGCGACGCCATCGCCGAAGATACGGCCAGCGGCACGCGCCGCCCGATCGTGGCGATCGTCGACGTGAAGAGCCAGGCGTACGGCTATCGCGAGGAAATGCTCGGCATTCATCTCGCGTGCGCCGCAGCCGTGGATGCGTACGCGAGCGCGCGGCTGGCCGGGCATCCCGTGGTCGCGCTGATCGTCGGTCCGGCGATGTCGGGCGCATTCCTCGCGCACGGCTATCAGGCCAATCGCATCGTCGCGCTCGACGCACCCGGCACGATGGTCCACGCGATGGGCAAGGAAGCGGCCGCGCGTGTCACGCGGCGCAGCGTGGAAGACCTCGACGCGCTCGGCGAAAAGATCGTGCCGATGTCGTATTCGATGGCGTCGTTCGCGAAGCTCGGGCTGCTCGACGAACTGATCGAAGGCGTGAACGCCGATGCGCCCAGCGATGCCGATATCGCGCGCGTGCGCGACGTGATCGCGCGGAAGGTGCGCGAAGCGCGCGACGACAAGAGCGGCATGGCGCACCGGCTGCAA